A single genomic interval of Dromiciops gliroides isolate mDroGli1 chromosome 1, mDroGli1.pri, whole genome shotgun sequence harbors:
- the TJP3 gene encoding tight junction protein ZO-3, protein MEEMTIWEQHTTTLCRDPRRGFGFAISGGRDRPSGAGSNGSVVISDVVSGGPAMGRLQTGDHIVMVNGVSVENVSSTFVIQTLKACTKFANITIKRPRKIQLPTTKTSYPTSSLGSNPQNQGLPRGHQNQEEADHNQGYEGDSSSERSSNHSWTERSRRRSRAGSRRGHSRENRSDRPDGANGLALVSGFKRLPRHDVLMKPVESVLVKKKESEEFGLKLGSQIFIKHITDSGLASKSKGLKEGDLVLQINGVSSQNLSLNDTRQLIERSEGTLTLLVLRDHRQFLVNIPPAVNSDSESSGLDDISAIGSEPSQAPPSHVPPPPGEKRRVSDGSWTESPPEESEEQGDPWESGTQETRRESNYDIYRVPTGQREDYGYSPDTRVVRFSKGASIGLRLAGGNDVGIFVSDVQEGSPADGQGIQEGDQILQVNDQSFQNLTREEAVQYLLGLPRGEELELLTQRKQDIFRKMVKSRVGDSFYIRTHFELEPSPPLGLGFTRGDVFHVLDTLYPEKGRSGSWLAVRMGRDLREQDRGIIPNQSRAEQLASLEAAQRAMGSGPFSSSTTTGARAEFWKLRGLRRGVKKQMRQSREDLSALTKQGNYPPYERVVLREASFKRPVVIMGPVADIAMQKLSSELPDQFEVAESVTRTEAPSKVVKLDTVRVIAEKDKHTLLDVTPSAVERLNYVQYYPIVVFCAPESRAGVKSLRQWLAPTSRKSSRRLYAQATKLRKYHSHLFTAIIQLNGTNNAWYQELKDIIKTQQSRPIWTAEDQLDNATNENLDLPHQDFGDSNAYLSCDSRVNSDYEETDGEGGFYTDNDMDEEPTEPALTHSSEPALARSSEPVEADEEENLREEEVPASTYQTSTYPRARTKYPPTQGQWRQDSMRTYEREAVRKKFTRAQNSESDEDDGYDWGPATDL, encoded by the exons ATGGAGGAGATGACCATCTGGGAGCAGCACACCACCACACTGTGCAGG GATCCTCGAAGGGGCTTTGGGTTTGCCATTTCGGGAGGCCGTGATCGACCCAGTGGTGCCGGCAGTAATGGATCAGTGGTGATATCAGATGTGGTATCAGGAGGACCAGCTATGGGCAGGCTGCA GACTGGAGACCATATAGTCATGGTGAATGGGGTTTCCGTGGAGAACGTATCTTCGACCTTTGTCATACAGACCCTCAAGGCTTGCACCAAATTTGCCAACATT ACCATAAAAAGACCTCGAAAAATTCAGCTACCCACCACCAAGACCAGCTATCCCACTTCGAGCCTGGGCTCCAACCCACAGAACCAGGGACTACCACGGGGCCACCAGAATCAGGAGGAGGCAGACCATAACCAGGGCTATGAGGGTGACTCATCCAGTGAGCGAAGCTCAAACCACAGCTGGACTGAGCGTTCCCGACGGCGGAGTCGAGCTGGCAGCCGCAGAGGTCACAGTCGGGAGAACAGGTCTGATAGGCCAGATGGAGCCAATGGGCTGGCCCTGGTGTCTGGCTTTAAGAGGCTGCCCAGGCATGATGTATTGATGAAACCAGTGGAGTCGGTGTtggtgaagaagaaagagagtGAAG AGTTCGGCCTGAAGCTTGGCAGTCAGATCTTCATCAAGCACATTACAGACTCGGGCCTGGCCTCCAAGAGCAAGGGGCTGAAGGAGGGTGATCTTGTCCTTCAG ATAAATGGAGTGTCAAGCCAGAACCTGTCCCTGAACGACACCCGACAGTTGATCGAGAGGTCAGAGGGGACTCTGACCCTACTGGTGCTCAGGGATCATCGGCAGTTCCTGGTCAACATCCCTCCAGCAGTCAACAGTGACAGTGAGAGTTCTGGCCTGGATG ataTCTCCGCCATTGGCTCTGAGCCCTCCCAGGCACCCCCATCCCACGTGCCCCCACCACCTGGTGAAAAGCGGCGGGTCTCTGATGGCAGCTGGACAGAGTCTCCTCC GGAGGAGTCAGAGGAACAAGGAGACCCTTGGGAATCAG GCACCCAGGAGACCCGGAGAGAAAGCAACTACGACATCTATCGGGTCCCCACTGGCCAAAGAGAAGATTATGG GTATAGCCCAGACACTCGGGTGGTCCGCTTCAGCAAAGGTGCCAGCATCGGGCTTCGTCTCGCTGGGGGCAATGACGTCGGCATCTTCGTGTCAGATGTACAGGAAGGAAGCCCAGCTGACGGACAAGGAATTCAGGAAGGAGACCAGATCCTACAG GTAAATGACCAGTCATTCCAGAACCTGACCAGGGAAGAGGCTGTTCAATACTTGCTGGGGCTGCCCCGAGGAGAGGAACTAGAGCTGCTTACTCAGCGCAAGCAAGATA TCTTTAGGAAGATGGTCAAGTCAAGAGTGGGTGACTCCTTCTATATCCGCACCCACTTTGAACTGGAGCCGAGTCCACCTCTGGGCCTGGGCTTCACCCGAGGGGATGTCTTCCATGTTttggacacactgtaccctgAGAAGGGAAGGAGTGGCAGCTGGCTGGCAGTTCGCATGGGCCGGGACCTGAGAGAGCAGGATCGGGGCATTATTCCTAACCAAAGCAG GGCCGAGCAGTTGGCATCACTAGAGGCCGCCCAGCGGGCTATGGGCTCAGGGCCTTTCTCTTCCTCAACCACCACAGGTGCCCGAGCTGAATTCTGGAAGCTTCGGGGCCTGCGGAGAGGTGTCAAGAAGCAAATGCGCCAAAGCCGTGAGGACCTGTCAGCCCTGACAAAGCAGGGCAACTATCCACCCTATGAACGGGTAGTGCTCAGGGAAG CCAGCTTCAAACGCCCTGTGGTTATCATGGGCCCTGTGGCTGACATTGCCATGCAAAAGCTGTCTTCTGAGCTGCCAGACCAGTTTGAAGTTGCAG AGAGTGTCACAAGAACCGAGGCTCCCTCAAAGGTTGTCAAGCTGGACACAGTTCGGGTGATTGCTGAGAAG GACAAGCACACTCTGCTGGATGTGACACCTTCCGCTGTGGAGCGCCTCAACTATGTGCAGTACTACCCCATAGTGGTGTTCTGTGCTCCTGAAAGCCGGGCGGGTGTTAAGTCCCTGCGCCAGTGGCTGGCACCCACCTCCAGGAAGAGTTCTCGCCGCCTCTATGCCCAAGCCACCAAGCTGAGGAAGTACCACAGCCATCTGTTCACAG CTATCATCCAGCTTAATGGGACCAACAATGCCTGGTACCAGGAGCTCAAAGATATTATCAAAACCCAGCAATCCCGACCCATCTGGACAGCTGAAGACCAG CTGGACAACGCAACCAATGAGAACCTGGACCTGCCCCACCAGGACTTTGGGGACAGCAATGCCTATCTCAGCTGTGATAGTCGTGTCAACAGTGACTACGAGGAGACAGATGGAGAGGGTGGCTTTTACACAGACAATGACATGGATGAGGAGCCCACAGAGCCGGCATTGACTCATTCATCAGAGCCAGCATTGGCTCGTTCTTCAGAACCAGTAGAAGCAGACGAGGAAGAAAATCTGAGGGAAGAGGAAGTGCCAGCCTCAACATACCAAACTTCAACATACCCAAGAGCCCGA ACCAAGTATCCACCTACTCAAGGCCAGTGGAGACAGGATAGCATGAG AACCTATGAACGAGAAGCTGTGAGAAAAAAATTCACCCGAGCACAGAACTCTGAGTCAGATGAGGATGATGGCTATGACTGGGGCCCTGCCACTGACCTGTGA
- the APBA3 gene encoding amyloid-beta A4 precursor protein-binding family A member 3, which yields MDSNVCSSEPPAMDLEDSEASVPLFSFGSPSSVATPSGPTCPWDPAVPEAAPANDLEGTGPKGLGSLNQMDLDEDPSGQELQDLVKQFQALPSDLPEAPSPGGHPCPLHIATGHGLATPKAPENHGLLSSEARHEDLLSLLCSEGVAPLTHTEPPDPQGPQEPVPCLLQPPKDCAERTEEDCVDEECSSSSSPEPWLGPAPPMVHSEEPSTDAGTARTPEALASYPAFQEVAGPCDPEDLLDGVIFGAKYLGSTQLVSERNPSPSARMAQAQEAVDRIKAPEGETQPMTEVDLFISTKRIKVLTADSQEAMMDHSLQTISYIADIGNVVVLMARRRLTRQPGSQDRRLYKMICHVFHSADAQLIAQAIGQAFGVAYGQFLRASGIDPSQLSAQEDCGRPSEGDLHNGDLAHFSNQENCRDVCIEKQRGECLGVALVESGWGSLLPTAVIANLLHGGPAERSGLLSIGDRLTAVNGTSLVGLPLASCQAIVRELKSQTSVTLSIVHCPPVTTAIIRRPHAREQLGFCVENGIICSLMRGGIAERGGVRVGHRIIEINGQSVVATPHDRIIQLLTEAHSEVHIKMMPASTYRLLTGQEQPIYL from the exons ATGGATTCCAATGTGTGTTCCTCAGAGCCTCCAGCCATGGACCTGGAGGACTCAGAGGCCTCtgttcccctcttttcttttggttCCCCATCCTCAGTTGCTACTCCCTCAGGACCTACTTGCCCTTGGGACCCAGCAGTCCCTGAGGCAGCTCCAGCCAATGACCTTGAAGGGACAGGGCCCAAGGGTTTGGGGAGTCTGAACCAGATGGACCTGGATGAAGACCCTAGTGGACAGGAACTCCAGGATCTGGTGAAGCAGTTCCAGGCCCTGCCTTCAGACTTGCCAGAAGCACCTTCCCCAGGTGGACACCCCTGTCCCCTCCATATCGCCACTGGCCATGGCTTGGCCACTCCCAAAGCCCCAGAAAATCATGGACTTTTGTCATCGGAAGCCAGGCATGAAGATCTGCTGAGTCTCCTGTGCAGTGAGGGAGTAGCACCTCTGACCCACACAGAGCCTCCAGACCCCCAAGGCCCTCAAGAGCCAGTCCCCTGCCTTCTCCAGCCCCCGAAGGACTGTGCTGAGAGAACAGAGGAGGACTGTGTGGATGAAGAGTGTAGTTCTAGTAGCTCCCCAGAGCCCTGGCTGGGACCTGCTCCTCCTATGGTCCATTCTGAGGAGCCGTCAACTGATGCTGGCACTGCCCGG ACCCCGGAAGCCTTAGCATCCTATCCTGCCTTCCAAGAAG TGGCAGGGCCCTGTGACCCAGAAGACCTGCTGGATGGTGTCATTTTTGGAGCCAAGTATCTGGGCTCCACCCAGCTTGTTTCAGAGAGGAACCCATCCCCGAGTGCCCGCATGGCCCAAGCTCAAGAGGCTGTGGATCGGATCAAG GCTCCTGAAGGAGAGACCCAGCCCATGACTGAGGTCGATCTCTTCATCTCCACAAAGAGGATCAAAGTCTTGACAGCCGACTCCCAG GAGGCTATGATGGATCACTCCCTGCAGACCATCTCCTACATTGCCGACATTGGCAATGTGGTGGTGCTGATGGCCCGAAGGCGTCTGACACGGCAGCCTGGCTCACAGGATCGGCGTCTCTACAAGATGATCTGCCATGTCTTCCACTCAGCAGAT GCCCAGCTGATTGCCCAGGCAATTGGACAGGCCTTTGGTGTGGCCTACGGTCAGTTCCTTCGGGCTAGTGGCATTGATCCTAGCCAGCTGAGTGCCCAAGAAGACTGTGGGAGGCCGAGCGAGGGGGACCTGCACAACGGGGACCTGGCCCACTTCTCAAATCAGGAGAACTGCAGGGAT GTATGTATTGAGAAACAGCGGGGAGAATGTCTGGGTGTGGCCCTGGTAGAGTCTGGCTGGGGTTCCTTGCTGCCCACGGCCGTCATCGCCAACCTGCTGCACGGCGGTCCAGCGGAGCGCTCTGGGCTGTTGAGCATTGGGGACCGGCTCACTGCAGTCAATGGCACCAGCCTGGTGGGGCTGCCCTTGGCCTCATGCCAGGCCATAGTCCGA GAACTAAAGTCTCAGACTTCAGTAACTCTGAGTATCGTGCACTGTCCGCCTGTCACGACGGCCATCATCCGCCGACCTCATGCCCGAGAGCAGCTGGGCTTCTGTGTGGAGAATGGCATT ATCTGCAGCTTGATGCGTGGAGGCATCGCGGAGCGTGGGGGAGTGCGAGTTGGACACCGCATCATTGAGATCAATGGGCAGAGTGTGGTGGCCACACCCCATGACAGGATTATCCAGCTGCTTACAGAGGCCCACAGTGAG GTGCATATTAAGATGATGCCAGCCTCCACCTACCGCCTCCTCACCGGCCAGGAGCAGCCCATCTATCTGTGA